tgtcagggccctcggaagtctaccaatgaagtgtggagatacattgagcctcgtaaatgggtgtaaaacagtgatttatttgcatggctagcccgatgccgaagcaccactattgaaaaagatgttggtagcatcggctaactagcgccagattttggagtgcaggggacaagccgagatgggctatgagacatacgttcacactcggtatcatgtttcgatacactttaggtcaatatcacaccggaattctcctttaacaaaaaaaacatataatatctgaatttaaaacatgtttttacaagaacttttatgtaaaaatgcaatttggtcatagggtgtgacagaaatgtcatattgtgtgacttgaaaaaagctgtcacaccatatgatgcagcgtcacactatatgacattttGACAGTTAAGCTCATTTTCTAGACAGTTAAATACAGCTAACTATTATTTAGCATGCAACTGACCACATGGCAGCAGTGCTTTTTAAGAATTCATGAAGAATATTTGTGGAAAATAGCTACTTTTTAGGCAAATGATGTCACACCATAAGACACTAAAATTTGGCCACGATTGATGATGTCCAATTCAAagctttttatataaaaatctaAAAAGCAGAACTCACCTCTTGACCATGCCAATTACTCCTGACATTCTATTGTTACTTCCTGATTAAGCAGGGTCCTCTTCACAATAATAATGTCCAAATGAATGCCCGGTCAAAATATACAATATagtgtcacaccatatgacaaccattttatggtcaaaatatatcaaagtcaaagtcaaagtcagctttattgtcagtttcttcacatgttccagacatacaaagagatcgaaattacgtttctcactatcccacggtgaagacaagacatattttaccaatttaagtccacagacaaacataacattcaagtaaacaaaaaagtaagtaagtccatatatttgattataacttagttggacagcatgcataaacaaaaactttctgtggttgtaaaaaacatccaattattttatatgcatggtaaaactttaaagtaattatactttttatggatatacactctttttaggaagttcgcacacatggtggacagtcacaccatatgacattttttatgtttggatgattattttaagtcaaaagtgaaatacaaatccaataaatttaatatgacagaacttgaacctaccagacctacaacatttccatatcaattcttaacaattgccattttttataagtgtgtgacacatggacagtctgaattctgctatttgtcatctacccacgtgtgtgtgtgtgtgtctgagtgttttATGTCATATTACCTGACAGACTCCATCTTTTCCATCTGATTTGCTGCAGGTCATATGGGATGTGTTAAAGCACTTCTTCCATGCCTTTTTGCATTTCCTGACCTTGTCCAGCGTGACTGTAGCTTCATACAGGACACTCTCTGCTCGTCGTCCAGGGACTCTGCGTCCCCACCCAGCTATCTCACACATCGCACCTTGTGGGATCTTCTCAGTATTCGTAGGGAGCTCCAGCACCTTCACAGCCTCGTTCAGCTGAGCATTGGTCTTCAGCTGAGGAgtgtacagtacacagacagtatgtttatatgacACTTGAAAAAATCAAATTATTGTGATAGCCCGACTAGAAACCAGACAAAATCAAAGTAATTTTATTGACAAACTAACACACCCAGATAATGCAAATGAAAGTAGAATAACTCCTGCATGTATACGCTGAATTGGACTCAAACTGGCTAATGCACTCTGTGCATGGGAACTTCTGCACAACACTGCAGCACTGACGTGGTTGTCTTCAGCCTTTTTTGCAAGCCTTACTTAAGCCTTATGCCACACCGATGTATACCCTTAATTGCACCTTATTTTCTACATTTGAACATCTCCTGAATGTCTACAacaagtaatgtcaactatttatcTACACTGATATTGTCACTTGTTAGCAAGCTAATGTCGAAAGTTTTGGTGTTGATGCACAGGAAGGGAGGAAAATCACCACTTAGCTTAGTGGAGTAATACATGCATACTTTGGTCAATAAATCGGCTCCAGTGCATGTATACTCGGACAAGTTGTCCAGTTAAATGATCTAGTCAAGCTATAACTGTAACACACAGATGTTGAGCTATAACTAGCTTGACTTAACTGTGCATGTAAATGTACATGACTATGTGTCATGTTGTATAGTACAAGAACACACAGaaccttaactcattgagtgccaaaaacgtaatattacatttttccttcccatgcgttgagtgccttaggttgtttttttttttattacgaaactagacactctaacacaccttatatgtgattttgggaactctgtgatgaatggaaatgaaatatatgatgatcaaaaactcatgaaaacacacaatctacattttatctggacattttatcataactcggttgccgctttgggtcgaatcagtgacgcatgcacgtcagctcaaaaccaggccattgtcgtgggtctatcactaggtggcagtctcgccaggtcactttacaggcaacacttcatatttcatgaaagacgttatatctccatttctagaaaaaaaacagcgattttgatgaaaactagccactgtttagcttgggatttctcaggaacagaggcgtgtagaaatacacggtttgcacccaccgagagcttaaagtctcacctttcaaacgagccattgtatgtgttcatagctataacacagaatatgctgtggctgtacaaaaatcatcaacaatggtctagattgctgctACTCTaagacaaagcttccgaaaacagcttggcattcaatgagttaagacaAGGACAAAACAAGGACCATATTTGATCCCACAGGGAAGAGCTTACCCATCAGCTCCATCTGGAGCCCATAAAGTATGTCAGGGGGCTCTCTCATATGAGAGGAACTAATTCACATCAAAATGGTCTGATCGTGATCGATTCACATTTAGTAGGATATAACAGTGTTATTCATAATAGAAGAAGTGCAGTAAGTCATCGGTATGATGCttcatgtaagggataatgtgtagaatgccggtcattgttgggaaaataagtcccgacagctgacttattttcccaataatgaccggcgttcgtattatcccgcttattacacggctacttgccaaaccgAAACAATAAAcaccccacgatatgacttttagcctacatagcctagactatttgttaccgttcatcgtggcttttgctgagaaacaaatagttcgcaacaacacacgctgaacacAGGCTCAAACAttatttagaacacagctgatcaaccgtctgctttttttgaagttccagtagttgcggagtgatatgaaagacctgaattagaagcacaaactccgttgccattgacagcgttCATtattttttcagaggtcctttagtcgaaaataatgaccgctagaaatcccattaaagtcaatggagcattctacttgcattgtgaagagccgtgtaataagtggaGGTTAATGTAATGCTTGTATGAAAGAAAGTGACTCACCTTCAGCAGCATGACGCCATGTTCAAAAGTCCTGGGGACGTAGTTTGGGTGAGGGATGTAGACACAGACGTCGAATCGCTGTTGACTTATCTCCCTCTTACTGATGTTGTCAGGCAcgcgggaacctatttttgaccaggggtgctgaataacaaaaataatggatgtccgacgatcatatggtgtgttgtgaagacatcgtcccaattatgtgttgtgatctcgccgctggagcaagattggtgtcgtgaagccttgcgcacgcacagttcgacccaaagactgtgcccgatgagtgcccataaaacattggtatatggccgccgagtggagggacttgcctaaaaggactttggcctATATCaaccataggcctacacacttgatcgctataacatagctgaaaccacgctacggttcttacagtaactgactcacgttcacgttgatctctataactgttaatttttagtagcctagcctatattcgaacctatccataacccttttttgctatttgactcatcatttcacatacaaaaatataaataatgtcagacagcgaattagtaattatttaaaaaaatatataatcatttttaaaaatctatctcctgccagcagggggtgctgcagcaccccccttcccgcgcccttggATGTTGTGGGCTCCCAGCACTACTGTTAATGGCCtaaaacacagagaaaacacCTGACGTGCTACATGCTACTGTAACGGTATCGAGGTGGTAtgtagctgtgcagtatgtactGTACGTTATGGTAAACCTCCCTCCCAGCGACCTCAAGAGACGTGCTAGTGAGAGATACTAGCACCCATTTGTTTTAGGTTCCTTGCCAGCGCGCCTGCATCCTAATCCAATATGGGAAACTTACTACCATAGGACACATGTCATTGTGTGTtaattagtgctgtcaaacgattaaaatttttaatcacgattaatcgctgaattcctatagttaatcacgattaatcacatattttatcatatgattaaaattctattattttgcatttctgaactttccaggagtccatattaacaataaagcaattattgtttatcttcattgggattcaaatgaaagcaaagcaagttactttattaactgaactttaagacattaggtctatttgattatttcaaatcaaatttcaaaagatgtgcagcagacctgaggcaacacaatatattcttcagaaatatagctgatataaactgaaataaatgctactgcagaagtgcatgcacaaaatgtaggcctacacacattataaagggcataacgaacagaaaatattatattcatgctatattcattatctttgagttcagttgaaaataaggaacttttcaacatgagtgcattgccattttataggcctacagtctatggtgcactgtcacttgccacacacatcaacgccgaagtttttaacaggcaaacactggatgaacaatggattttatggagcagcgaccaaatataactgaattgTGATTTACACAgctgcaaagtgcgatgctggtgtgcggagttgtattgaaaataatggaatctaatgtaaatgaatgtcgaaagcagagtgcatcgcaaatagtagcagccaaagaggaatgttgataacagaacaagtgacggtgaaaaaatctttggcggcacacaactaatgcgtcagcctaggctactactctttggccggctcgttagcccaaccaagtgtgtgcagcatgcctttacgtagcctactaacggcgcatcatcataaagatacatttgatctgcatcacgccccattagttattaattcacagggcattcaatcattttactaacacggcagttatgaagaattgtgcttatgtaacttactcatgtcgaaacgatgtaTATTACCAACCTTATTCGTTTGCAATTCCCCGATGTATTatacaaatttagcatgtacacttaccataatatcccatgcaaaacggttagcttgctagctagctaactgtggaacttcagtataacatacccaattatctcacctagttctaggaaataggctacgttcatattacaagtgatagaatgaatgtgtgacttatgtttagttgatgttatgacataaagtaaagttaagcttgctagtcagccacgggcagtttgactgtgcctatcaatacttacaaccggacccgcctcacacagagcaggttgtttgcgccatgccccttttgaggggaaaacattccctcagaacaagccagagtgaaccggtagacatgtaccaaccacacagctaagaacccctccctgagtttcttttgcctaccatgtcctcaaaaaaaatcctgacagaagaaaattatggctacaagccataagaagagaagaccgtatgacacttctggtcactgagtggggttgttgcaccacttcgtactcgggagactgaagggacattttttttatattaattgaattaagcttttgtaggtatctttcacggtcaacgaccggcaaagtggttatgtattgagtggtcatattgatgtgttattttttgttattatttactcctgcgatttctgtacgaattacgtttattgaccctaatttgcgttggagttaatgagaggggttgtttgttttccccccgaaaggggcgggaacgtttgtcacgagtcaagttcccggatgtgccggtctaacgtatacattcgtgacactcctgttagtaaactggagagcaaaacataggaatatggtcacattaatcccataaacacacagataactcttacaccaaccttattttgtgccttttattcatgtttgtttcaagatttagcaagtttactataagcacgtttcgctctccactttgatgcagcatagatttccattatatcagtcatcttccccctaaaagggggcgtgtatgcagcacatacaaagttctgttccattccattcgtcagtgcgtattgtttagtttccggtctggctagatcggtgtggtgttgtagttgttctaacgttactagttgttgcaacagcatgtgaaaaaactacaaagtttgttacaccaaaatgaacgttaatcttaaagcacagtgctgtcagttaaacgcgttattaacggcgttaacggaAACCTATTTTAACAGCGTCAattttttatcgcgagattaacgttcatTTCAGCAACTGTCAGTATGACATCCTCTGATCAGCACTCCTTTCTATATAACAACTCCTGCGTCTGTGGTATAATGGCACCAGGTAGATTAATAGGACCCTCCTGCAGACCTCAGTTGTGTCCAACCCATTAATCAACAAACAGTAAGATGCAAAGGTCACCAGCAGAGGGAGCCAGTGTAGGCTGCTGCCATTATGTGGGTTTGGAACACGAACAGTGATCAGATGTCAGGCTGTCTGAGTTAGTGGACTTTAATAGTGCTAAAGCATCCACCCATGATCATGCTTTATCATAAATAAATCTCTCACATTTCACACATAACCATGATCATGCTTTATCATAAATAAACCTCTTACATTTCAGACTTAACCAAGATCATGCTTTATCATAAATAAACCCATCACACATAACCATGATCATGCTTTATCATAAATAAACCCATCTCACATTTCACACATAACCATGATCATGCTTTATCGTAAATAAACACATCTCACATTTCACACATAACCATGATCATGCTTTATCATAAATAAACCCATCTCACATTTCAGACATAACCATGATCATGCTTTATCATAAATACATCTCTCACATTTCAGACATAACCATGATCATGCTTTATCATTAATAAATATCTCACATTTCACACATAACCATGATCATGCTttattaagcaataagccctgagagtccgtaggttacactgattctacaacagctaaggggcattGTTAGGCACGACGCGTTAGCGGAGtaaaaccccccttagctgttgtagattAAGTGTAAACTACgagactcgagtggcttattgcttttctaaaactgtacTGTAATACCTGTACATTTACtaaaatacctggcaaagtttcataaagtaaaggtacagcaactagaaatataacaagttattcctagataatcattcttccgccaagaaatatatttcctctatctgaatggttgcttTTGTATTAAGTTAAGGTAgcacagtaatatagaacgaaatgcggtcaaggtgtatgtttgtgctgactTAACCATGATCATGCTTTATAATTAATAAACCCATCTTACAATTTAGACATAACCATAATAGTCAAAGTCAAATGTATTTGCCTAGCACATTATTATACATAATTGTCATTTAATGTGCTTCACACAAACAGAACATAGAACCCCGTAGACTTCCGCTGAAGAGCTTGTTTCATagagaagacaaaaggtcaGAGTGTGAAGTTGAAACAGAGTGTGTCCTGTTCTCTGTGGAGGCAGAATGAcaaggtgtgtgttttgtgtgtgtgtgtgtgtgtgtgtgtgtgtatgtgtggttggtgacattgtgtgtgtctgtgtgtgtgtatgtgtatgtgtggttggtgacatgatgtgtgtgtgtgtgtgtgtgtgtgcgtgtgtgtgcatatgtgtggttggtgaccaggtgtgtgtgtgtgtgtgtgtgtacatatgtgtagttggtgacgtatgtgtgtgtgtgtatatgtgtggttggtgacattgtgtgtgtgtgtgtatatatgtgtggttggtgacgagtgtgtgtgtgtctgtgtgtgtgtgtggttggtgacatggtgtgtgtgtgtcacctcagGGTTCTCAAATGACTCAGATCCAACACCACCCGTCATTCCAAATGACTCAGATCCAACACCACCCGTCATTCCAaaactcacctctctctctccctcacttcctccctctccctcactccctctctccttccacttctctctctctctctccccctctctctctctgctacaggACTGCACTAACCCACGCTATCTGGCAGCTGGCTCATCCAACGCAGTCAAGTTGAGTCACTTCTTCGATAAGGTGACTAAATACTCTGACTCATAtctcaaaccacacacacacacacctgaagccACGGCCATGGCCTGCAAAGAGAGGCGGCCGTCTCCACATGGTGGtcataaaaagcatcaccagtgccacacacacacacgcacacagacaccagTGCCATAGTAGCATAGAGCCTCATAATGATGTGTTTGACTCCCTCAGGTTATAGAGAAGAGATATTTTACTAAGGACCCAAGCCAGGTAAGTGTGTGCTATATACTGCCCCTCTCAGtatgcttctctttctctctcttgctctctctcactctttcgctctctcactctctctgtcattctgtcTCTCATTGCATCATTCAGACGAATGCACATTGCATTGGAAGCAAATTGCAGGCCTTTATGTAAAACGTGCAATACAAATATGCAGTTGTAAGTGAGTGAATCAAACCCATGCACTTGTAAATGAGTGAATCAAACCCATGCAGTTGTAAATGAGTGAATCAAACCCATGCAGTTAAAAGTGAGTGATTCAAACtgttttttccagctcgcaGGTTTCACAGACCGAAAGCGTTTCAACTTCAAGAGTCTGCACTACGACTGAGCCTGACtgcaagaccacacacacacacacacacacagggggctgTGGTTTCCTCTACTGCTAGTTCAGCCATTGCCATCAACCCTTCTGCCATTTGCTCTCGTTTGGTCTCAGCTAGCCTCCTCATTTCTTGTACAGACAGCTcaaaacaaactaaataaaGCGTCttagcactcacacactcttacttACACTCGCCTCGTGACCCGTGATCCGCCTTTAagccccaacgtcgtcttccaggcagcgctgcatggaaggcactagggttatgcaagggttaggcaagggttaggcaagggttaggcaagggttaggcaagggttaggcaagggttaggcaagggttaggcaagggttaggcaagggttaggtgccttgaagtcgacagtgGGGGTTTAAAACACCACCgggcatttctgtgtgtgtttctgattcTATTCCTGTTTCATCTGAAGCACAGTAAAGAAAAATACAGCAGACTGCTCCAAACCATGATATGAGCTTTATTGGCTCTTTATTTGGGTTATGTCATattgtgtatatttatatataataatattcaTAATACAATATATTTGCACAAGGTTGGAGAGATTCATTCGGAAATACAGCGTTAAAAAGAGAACTCCACTGcttcatacagacagacaggaattGGTTCCAGAGAATAGATGTTTATTGGAGAGATGATGCAAAGTTACAATGAGAACACCAAGCTAATTAATCAGATACCCTTTACCTCATGTTTAATGGGATAAGATGGTATATGTGTCACAATagcacaatttatttaaatgtgtacagtacatagggctagtttattttttttattgtccaTGACTTTCTTAAGTAGCAGTCTGTATGCGCAGGCAGGTAAACGAGAAGCTTGATTATTACATGTGAACGTGTGGTTTGTCTCTCTTCTTAATATTATGCCTCTCACTGAGTTCCTGTCTACAGAGTGTTCTTTACACTAAGAACTTTTTCAATCCAGGGCAGGAAGTGGGGCACTCTCGTGTAGACTTCTGGGTATTCTGTGCTATCACACAGTGTAGCGGTGTAGCGCTGTCAGCCCATACAGGATCTTGGCCTTGCCCTTTGCACAGATAAGAGGACCTCCGGAATCACCCTGGCAACAAACAGAAGAGGGGACAAGCCAATCAGGAGACAGTGCTCTCTGATACAATACATGGCCTACAAAGGACCACCGGACCACACAGATGCTTAAAAGGCTTATTTCATATTTTAGAACGGTGCAGCAGGTGACCGTGTCTGGTGAAGATGTAATCATTGAACCATTTGTCACTTGCTGCACCgttctttaaaaacaaaaagcaaTTTAAACATCTGGGTGATCCTGTCCTTTTTACTGCATAACCGGTCCTCTCCCATGAAGCACCGGATTGTTACCAGCACGGAATAACTACCAATTTTCACAATCTATGGCCTGTTGATGGGTAACTCAGTCTCAGTTGTGGTAGCATGTAAGGGTGTAATAGGTTAAAGGGCCATTCAAAAGTATAAAACAGTAATCACTATTAGTTGATTAGGGGATTTCAGGACAGGTCATTTCAGGTAGGTAACTCGATACAAAAACGTGAGTACATCACAATAATTTTAGCTGACGTCCAACGCCTGTGTTCCAGATGTGCTCCTGATCATTCCTGCTCTCGTGGCCAGACAGATGGGTGCTGACACCTGGCAGAATCCCTCTTTGCCGTCAGGGACACTGCAGGTCATCTGGGCCTGGTCATAATACTGTTGCCATATGTCTTTGCATTCTTTTGGTAGCTTCAGTGTGACTTTAGCTTCATACAGGACACTCTCTGCTTGCTTTCCAAAGCATCTTCTCCCCCATCCTGCCACCTCACACTGCACGCCTGCTTGGATGAGGATCTTCTCACCCACCTTAGGGAGCTCCAGCAcctcaactttttttttcttcagcttAGCCTTGGTCTGCAGCTGGAAAGTAAATGGTATGGAACATATGACTCATgttgtacatacatacatgcacacatatacagt
The sequence above is a segment of the Alosa sapidissima isolate fAloSap1 chromosome 2, fAloSap1.pri, whole genome shotgun sequence genome. Coding sequences within it:
- the LOC121697527 gene encoding granzyme B(G,H)-like, whose product is MHPWSKIGSRVPDNISKREISQQRFDVCVYIPHPNYVPRTFEHGVMLLKLKTNAQLNEAVKVLELPTNTEKIPQGAMCEIAGWGRRVPGRRAESVLYEATVTLDKVRKCKKAWKKCFNTSHMTCSKSDGKDGVCQVI